The Rhizobium sp. BT03 genome has a window encoding:
- the accD gene encoding acetyl-CoA carboxylase, carboxyltransferase subunit beta, protein MNWITNYVRPRINSMLGRREVPENLWIKCPETGEMVFHKDLEGNKWVIPASGYHMKMPAKARLADLFDNGDYESLPQPKVAQDPLKFRDSKKYSDRLRDSRLKTEQEDTILAGLGKVQGLKLVAVVHEFNFIGGSLGMAAGEAIVKAFERATSEKCPLVMFPASGGARMQEGILSLMQLPRTTVAVDLLKESGQPYIVVLTNPTTGGVTASYAMLGDIHLAEPGAEIGFAGKRVIEQTLREKLPEGFQTSEYLLEHGMVDMVVKRHDIPETLARVLKILTKKPVSVANTMNSGAIALAASA, encoded by the coding sequence TTGAACTGGATCACCAACTACGTTCGCCCGCGGATCAATTCAATGCTGGGCCGTCGCGAAGTGCCGGAGAACCTCTGGATTAAGTGCCCGGAAACCGGCGAGATGGTCTTCCACAAGGATCTGGAAGGCAACAAATGGGTCATTCCGGCCTCCGGCTACCATATGAAGATGCCGGCCAAGGCTCGCCTCGCCGATCTGTTCGACAATGGCGACTATGAATCGCTGCCGCAGCCGAAGGTCGCCCAGGACCCGCTGAAATTCCGCGATTCGAAGAAATATAGCGATCGCCTGCGTGACAGCCGCCTGAAGACCGAACAGGAGGATACGATCCTTGCCGGCCTCGGAAAGGTGCAGGGGCTGAAACTCGTGGCGGTCGTGCACGAATTCAACTTTATCGGCGGTTCGCTCGGCATGGCCGCCGGTGAGGCGATCGTCAAGGCTTTCGAGCGTGCGACCTCGGAAAAGTGCCCGCTGGTGATGTTCCCCGCTTCCGGCGGCGCGCGCATGCAGGAAGGCATCCTGTCGCTGATGCAGCTGCCGCGCACGACGGTTGCCGTCGACCTGCTGAAGGAATCCGGTCAGCCCTATATCGTCGTCCTGACCAACCCGACGACCGGCGGCGTCACGGCCTCTTACGCCATGCTCGGCGATATTCATCTGGCCGAACCGGGCGCCGAAATCGGCTTTGCCGGCAAGCGCGTCATCGAGCAGACCTTGCGCGAAAAATTGCCCGAAGGCTTCCAGACCTCCGAATACCTGCTGGAACATGGTATGGTGGATATGGTCGTCAAACGTCACGATATCCCGGAAACGCTGGCGCGGGTCCTGAAGATCCTGACGAAGAAGCCGGTGTCGGTGGCGAATACCATGAATAGCGGCGCAATCGCTCTGGCGGCGAGCGCCTGA
- the trpA gene encoding tryptophan synthase subunit alpha yields MTARMDKRFAELKAEGRPALVTYFMGGDPDYDTSLGIMKALPEAGSDIIELGMPFSDPMADGPAIQLAGQRALKGGQTLKKTLQLAADFRRTNDATPIVMMGYYNPIYIYGVEKFLDDAIAAGIDGLIVVDLPPEMDDELCIPAIRKGINFIRLATPTTDEKRLPKVLKNTSGFVYYVSMNGITGSALPDPSLVSGAVERIKQHTQLPVCVGFGVKTAEHAKVIGGSADGVVVGTAIVNQVATSLTADGKATADTVQAVATLVRGLSTGTRSARLVAAE; encoded by the coding sequence ATGACCGCACGCATGGACAAACGCTTTGCCGAGCTGAAGGCCGAGGGCCGTCCGGCGCTTGTGACCTATTTCATGGGCGGCGATCCTGATTACGATACCTCGCTCGGCATCATGAAGGCGCTGCCGGAAGCAGGCTCCGACATCATCGAACTCGGCATGCCCTTTTCCGATCCGATGGCCGACGGACCGGCGATCCAGCTGGCCGGCCAGCGCGCGCTGAAAGGCGGTCAGACGCTGAAGAAGACGCTGCAGCTGGCGGCTGATTTCCGCAGGACCAATGATGCGACGCCGATCGTCATGATGGGCTATTACAATCCGATCTATATTTATGGCGTCGAGAAATTCCTCGACGACGCGATCGCCGCCGGCATCGACGGCCTGATCGTCGTCGATCTGCCGCCTGAAATGGACGATGAACTCTGCATCCCGGCGATCCGCAAAGGCATCAATTTCATCCGCCTGGCGACGCCGACGACGGATGAGAAGCGCCTGCCGAAGGTTTTGAAGAACACCTCCGGCTTCGTCTATTACGTCTCGATGAACGGCATCACCGGTTCGGCGCTGCCGGATCCGTCGCTGGTGTCGGGCGCGGTGGAACGCATCAAGCAGCACACGCAACTGCCCGTCTGCGTCGGCTTCGGCGTCAAGACGGCCGAACACGCCAAGGTCATCGGCGGTTCGGCCGACGGCGTCGTCGTCGGCACTGCCATCGTCAATCAGGTCGCTACGAGCTTGACCGCTGACGGCAAGGCGACGGCTGACACGGTTCAGGCGGTTGCCACGCTGGTGCGCGGCCTTTCCACGGGAACACGTTCGGCACGCCTTGTTGCTGCCGAATAG
- the trpB gene encoding tryptophan synthase subunit beta, producing the protein MNETPKPNSFRSGPDEDGRFGIYGGRFVAETLMPLILDLQDEWDKAKNDPAFQAELKHLGAHYIGRPSPLYFAERLTAELGGAKIYFKREELNHTGSHKINNCIGQILLAKRMGKTRIIAETGAGQHGVASATVAARFGLPCVVYMGATDVERQAPNVFRMKLLGAEVKPVTAGSGTLKDAMNEALRDWVTNVEDTYYLIGTAAGPHPYPEMVRDFQSVIGTEAKEQMLAAEGRLPDLVVAAVGGGSNAIGIFHPFLDDPTVKIVGVEAGGKGLQGDEHCASITAGSPGVLHGNRTYLLQDGDGQIKEGHSISAGLDYPGIGPEHSWLNDTGRVDYVPIMDHEALEAFQTLTRLEGIIPALEPSHAIAEVIKRAPKMGKDEIILMNLSGRGDKDIFTVGKILGMGL; encoded by the coding sequence GTGAACGAAACGCCTAAACCGAATTCCTTCCGTTCCGGGCCTGATGAAGACGGCCGTTTCGGCATCTATGGCGGTCGTTTCGTTGCCGAAACATTGATGCCGCTGATCCTCGATCTGCAGGACGAGTGGGATAAGGCGAAGAACGATCCGGCATTCCAGGCCGAATTGAAGCATCTCGGCGCCCATTATATCGGCCGCCCGAGCCCGCTCTATTTCGCCGAACGGCTGACGGCCGAGCTCGGCGGCGCGAAGATTTATTTCAAGCGCGAGGAGCTGAACCACACCGGTTCGCACAAGATCAACAATTGCATCGGCCAGATCCTGCTTGCCAAGCGCATGGGCAAGACCCGGATCATCGCCGAAACCGGCGCTGGCCAGCATGGTGTCGCCTCCGCCACCGTTGCCGCCCGCTTCGGCCTTCCCTGCGTCGTCTATATGGGCGCCACCGACGTCGAGCGTCAGGCGCCGAACGTTTTCCGCATGAAGCTGCTCGGCGCCGAGGTCAAGCCGGTGACGGCGGGCAGCGGCACGCTGAAGGACGCCATGAATGAGGCGCTGCGCGACTGGGTCACCAATGTCGAGGATACCTATTACCTGATCGGAACGGCGGCTGGTCCGCATCCCTATCCGGAGATGGTCCGCGATTTCCAGTCGGTGATCGGCACGGAGGCGAAAGAGCAGATGCTGGCAGCCGAAGGCCGCCTGCCGGATCTCGTCGTCGCTGCCGTCGGCGGCGGTTCGAACGCGATCGGCATTTTCCATCCTTTCCTGGATGATCCTACCGTGAAGATCGTCGGCGTCGAAGCCGGCGGCAAGGGCCTGCAGGGCGATGAACATTGCGCCTCGATCACCGCCGGTTCGCCGGGTGTGTTGCACGGCAACCGCACCTATCTGCTGCAGGATGGCGACGGTCAGATCAAGGAAGGCCATTCGATTTCGGCCGGTCTCGATTATCCCGGCATCGGCCCCGAGCATTCCTGGCTGAACGATACCGGCCGCGTCGACTACGTGCCGATCATGGATCACGAAGCGCTCGAGGCCTTCCAGACCCTGACACGCCTCGAAGGCATCATCCCGGCACTCGAGCCTTCGCACGCGATTGCCGAGGTGATCAAGCGCGCACCGAAGATGGGCAAGGACGAGATCATCCTGATGAACCTCTCCGGCCGCGGCGACAAGGATATCTTCACCGTCGGCAAGATTCTGGGAATGGGACTGTAA
- a CDS encoding phosphoribosylanthranilate isomerase, translating into MKPDIKICGLTTPDAVDRALTRGATHIGFIFFEKSPRYIEPDLAAKLAEPARGKAKIVAVVVDPSNDELDEIVSLLKPDILQLHGNESPEHVLTIKALYGLPVMKVFSVRTADDLKRVEAYIGIADRFLFDAKAPKGSELPGGNGISFDWSLLSWLDGSIDYMLSGGLNKNNVADALVKTKARGIDVSSGVETAPGVKSVAMIDEFFDAVEGADAPVMASGS; encoded by the coding sequence ATGAAACCCGATATCAAGATCTGCGGCTTGACGACGCCTGATGCTGTCGATCGCGCGCTGACGCGCGGCGCGACCCATATCGGTTTTATTTTCTTCGAAAAGAGCCCGCGTTATATCGAGCCGGACCTGGCGGCAAAACTTGCCGAACCTGCGCGTGGCAAGGCGAAGATCGTCGCCGTCGTCGTCGATCCCAGCAATGACGAGCTGGATGAGATCGTCTCGCTGTTGAAGCCGGATATTCTGCAACTCCACGGCAATGAGAGCCCCGAACATGTGCTCACCATAAAGGCGCTTTATGGTCTGCCTGTCATGAAGGTGTTTTCGGTGCGCACGGCCGATGATCTGAAGCGCGTCGAGGCCTATATCGGCATCGCCGATCGGTTTCTCTTCGATGCAAAGGCGCCGAAGGGTTCCGAATTGCCGGGTGGTAACGGCATTTCCTTCGATTGGAGCCTTCTGAGCTGGCTGGACGGCAGCATCGACTACATGCTCTCAGGCGGGCTGAACAAGAACAATGTCGCGGATGCGCTTGTGAAGACCAAGGCACGTGGTATCGACGTCTCCTCGGGCGTCGAAACGGCACCTGGCGTCAAGAGCGTCGCAATGATCGATGAATTTTTCGATGCGGTCGAAGGGGCGGATGCGCCTGTCATGGCCTCAGGGAGTTGA
- a CDS encoding M48 family metallopeptidase — protein MFSLLKTRPKTRKPAPPETRTLDVAGRLMPLTIKQHDRATRITLRIEPGGRALKMTVPKGLAAREVNAFLDRHQGWLLTKLAKFSTDAGLRDGGEILFRGISHRIQHTGSLRGLTEAVSIDGRPVLRVSGMEEHVGRRIAAFLKKEARAELVKLATMHAATIRAPIRSISMKDTRSRWGSCSSEGNLSFSWRIVMAPPSVIDYLAAHEVAHLKEMNHGPRFWALCKRLCPGMDEAKSWLKRHGSQLHAIDFE, from the coding sequence ATGTTCTCGCTCCTGAAGACAAGGCCGAAAACCCGGAAACCGGCCCCGCCCGAAACGCGGACGCTTGATGTGGCCGGCCGGCTGATGCCGTTGACGATCAAGCAGCACGACCGGGCGACGCGCATCACCTTGCGCATCGAGCCGGGCGGCCGGGCCTTGAAGATGACGGTGCCGAAAGGTCTTGCGGCACGCGAGGTCAATGCTTTTCTCGATCGGCACCAGGGTTGGCTGCTCACCAAACTTGCCAAGTTTTCGACCGATGCCGGCTTGCGCGACGGCGGCGAAATTCTCTTTCGCGGCATTTCCCATCGCATCCAGCATACCGGCAGCTTGCGCGGGCTGACGGAGGCGGTTTCGATAGACGGCCGACCGGTGCTGCGCGTCAGCGGAATGGAGGAGCATGTCGGACGACGCATCGCCGCCTTTCTGAAGAAGGAGGCGCGCGCCGAACTGGTAAAGCTGGCGACGATGCATGCCGCAACCATCCGGGCACCGATCCGCTCGATCTCGATGAAGGACACGCGCAGCCGCTGGGGCTCTTGCTCGTCGGAGGGAAATCTGAGCTTTTCCTGGCGCATCGTCATGGCGCCGCCCTCGGTGATCGATTATCTCGCCGCCCACGAAGTTGCCCATCTCAAGGAGATGAACCACGGGCCTCGCTTCTGGGCGCTTTGCAAAAGGCTTTGCCCCGGCATGGACGAGGCGAAATCCTGGCTGAAGCGGCACGGCAGCCAGCTGCACGCCATTGATTTTGAATAG
- a CDS encoding DUF2852 domain-containing protein, translated as MNQSALLRPDWTPATIALMILGFMVFWPLGLAMLAYIIFGDRLRGFKRDVNQATDGFFASCRRSNGRHRPHFSTGNVAFDDWRKAEIDRIEEERRKLDEMREEFDAYMRELRRAKDQEEFDRFMRDRKNAKRDDNGPVAEYQTP; from the coding sequence ATGAACCAGTCAGCATTGCTTCGACCGGATTGGACTCCGGCTACCATTGCCCTGATGATTCTCGGCTTCATGGTTTTCTGGCCTCTGGGTCTGGCCATGCTTGCCTATATCATCTTCGGCGACCGTCTGCGCGGCTTCAAGCGTGACGTCAACCAGGCGACCGACGGCTTCTTTGCCTCCTGCCGCCGTTCGAACGGCCGTCACCGCCCGCACTTCTCGACCGGCAACGTCGCCTTCGACGACTGGCGCAAGGCCGAGATCGACCGGATCGAGGAAGAGCGCCGCAAGCTCGATGAAATGCGCGAGGAATTCGACGCCTACATGCGCGAACTTCGCCGCGCCAAGGACCAGGAAGAGTTCGATCGCTTCATGCGTGACCGCAAGAACGCCAAGCGTGACGACAACGGCCCGGTCGCCGAATACCAGACGCCATGA
- a CDS encoding polyhydroxyalkanoate depolymerase produces MFYQLYELNHAAMAPFRAAADIMRFAYANPLNPFSHTPLGRTMAASLEMFERTTRRYGKPEFGLKQTAIGGQSVSVREEIVWSRPFCNLLHFARNAPAAARGNDPRILIVAPMSGHYATLLRGTVEALLPSADVYITDWIDARMVPMTEGTFDFDDYVDYVIEMLHFLGQDTHVIAVCQPSVPVLAAAAVMEEANDPLSPSSMTLMGGPIDTRINPTAVNKLAQERSLQWFSDNVIMNVPWPQPGFMRPVYPGFLQLSGFMSMNLDRHLVAHKEFFMHLVKNDGEPEKHRDFYDEYLAVMDLTAEFYLQTVEQVFIKHSLPKGELMHRGKRVDPAAIRKVALLTVEGENDDISGVGQTKAAQTICVNIPEDMRMHYLQPDVGHYGVFNGSRFRREIAPRILDFVRQHSRSAVKPPVPRVIKGGRTA; encoded by the coding sequence TTGTTTTATCAGCTTTATGAATTGAACCATGCTGCCATGGCGCCGTTTCGCGCCGCGGCCGATATCATGCGGTTTGCCTATGCCAATCCGCTCAATCCGTTTTCACATACGCCGCTCGGCCGGACGATGGCGGCCAGTCTCGAAATGTTCGAACGCACGACGCGACGCTACGGCAAGCCGGAATTCGGGCTGAAGCAGACGGCGATCGGCGGTCAGTCGGTTTCCGTCCGCGAAGAGATCGTCTGGTCGCGGCCCTTTTGCAATCTGCTGCATTTCGCCCGCAACGCCCCAGCCGCCGCCCGCGGCAACGATCCCCGTATCCTGATCGTCGCGCCGATGTCCGGCCATTATGCGACGCTGCTGCGCGGCACGGTAGAGGCGCTGCTGCCGAGCGCCGATGTCTATATCACCGACTGGATCGACGCCCGCATGGTGCCGATGACGGAAGGCACGTTCGATTTCGACGACTATGTCGACTACGTCATCGAGATGCTGCATTTCCTCGGGCAGGACACGCACGTCATCGCGGTCTGTCAGCCTTCCGTTCCGGTGCTGGCCGCCGCTGCGGTGATGGAGGAAGCCAATGATCCGCTGTCTCCGTCGTCTATGACGCTGATGGGCGGCCCGATCGACACGCGCATCAACCCGACGGCGGTCAACAAGCTCGCCCAGGAGCGGTCGCTGCAGTGGTTCTCCGACAATGTCATCATGAACGTGCCCTGGCCGCAGCCGGGCTTCATGCGCCCGGTCTATCCGGGATTCCTGCAGCTTTCGGGATTCATGTCGATGAATCTCGACCGGCATCTCGTCGCCCACAAGGAATTCTTCATGCATCTCGTGAAGAACGACGGCGAACCGGAAAAACACCGCGATTTCTACGACGAATATCTCGCCGTCATGGACCTGACCGCCGAATTCTACCTGCAGACGGTCGAGCAGGTCTTCATCAAGCATTCGCTGCCGAAGGGCGAACTGATGCATCGCGGCAAACGCGTCGATCCGGCAGCGATCCGCAAAGTGGCGCTTCTCACCGTCGAAGGTGAGAATGACGATATCTCGGGGGTCGGCCAGACAAAGGCGGCGCAGACAATCTGCGTGAACATCCCTGAAGATATGCGCATGCACTATCTGCAGCCGGATGTCGGCCATTATGGTGTTTTCAACGGCTCGCGGTTCCGCCGCGAGATCGCGCCGCGCATCCTCGATTTCGTCCGCCAGCATTCCCGCTCTGCCGTCAAGCCTCCGGTGCCGCGTGTCATCAAGGGCGGGCGGACGGCCTAA
- a CDS encoding fumarylacetoacetate hydrolase family protein — MKLMRVGQAGNEKPALLDADGKIRDLSGHVADIGGEAISPAGLAKIAAIDPKSLPELAPGRIGACVAGTGKFICIGLNFSDHAAETGATVPPEPVIFMKATSAIVGPNDSVRIPRGSEKTDWEVELGVVIGKTAKYVSEADALDYVAGYCVSHDVSERAFQTERAGQWTKGKSCDTFGPIGPWLVTKDEIADPQNLGMWLKVNGQTMQNGSSKTMVYGVAHIVAYLSQFMSLHPGDVISTGTPPGVGMGMKPPHYLKAGDVVELGIEGLGTQKQTFVADH, encoded by the coding sequence ATGAAGCTGATGCGTGTTGGCCAAGCAGGCAATGAAAAACCCGCGCTTCTCGATGCCGATGGCAAGATCCGTGATCTTTCCGGTCACGTCGCCGATATCGGCGGTGAGGCGATCTCGCCGGCGGGCCTTGCAAAGATCGCGGCAATCGATCCGAAGAGCCTTCCGGAGCTTGCCCCCGGGCGTATCGGCGCCTGCGTTGCCGGCACCGGAAAATTCATCTGCATCGGCCTCAATTTTTCCGACCATGCCGCTGAAACCGGCGCCACGGTGCCGCCCGAGCCGGTGATCTTCATGAAGGCGACCTCGGCCATCGTTGGTCCGAACGACAGCGTCCGGATCCCGCGCGGTTCGGAAAAGACCGATTGGGAGGTCGAGCTCGGCGTCGTCATCGGCAAAACCGCGAAATATGTCAGCGAAGCCGACGCGCTCGACTATGTCGCCGGCTATTGCGTGTCGCATGATGTTTCCGAGCGCGCCTTCCAGACGGAACGCGCCGGTCAGTGGACCAAGGGCAAGTCCTGCGACACCTTCGGACCGATCGGTCCCTGGCTGGTCACCAAGGACGAGATCGCCGATCCGCAAAACCTCGGCATGTGGCTGAAGGTCAACGGCCAGACGATGCAGAACGGTTCGTCCAAGACCATGGTCTATGGTGTCGCCCACATCGTTGCCTATCTCAGCCAGTTCATGTCGCTGCATCCGGGTGACGTCATCTCCACCGGAACGCCTCCTGGTGTCGGCATGGGCATGAAACCGCCACATTATCTCAAGGCCGGCGACGTGGTCGAACTCGGCATCGAGGGTCTCGGCACGCAGAAGCAGACCTTCGTAGCGGATCATTAA